A stretch of Myroides oncorhynchi DNA encodes these proteins:
- a CDS encoding DUF4377 domain-containing protein, translated as MKKILLLAAVVGFAFTSCKKDGETETPVTETTEQTTTPTESTEAAPEEVLGNQTLTIASKLVDCTGVAPMKCMQVKEEGSDEWTNMYTGIEGFTYEEGYEYVVEIKREKLENVPADASSIKYILVKEISKTKK; from the coding sequence ATGAAAAAGATTTTATTATTAGCTGCAGTAGTAGGGTTCGCATTTACATCTTGTAAGAAAGATGGAGAAACTGAAACTCCAGTGACAGAAACAACTGAACAAACAACAACTCCTACAGAATCAACTGAGGCTGCACCTGAGGAAGTTCTAGGAAACCAAACACTGACTATTGCTTCTAAATTAGTAGACTGCACAGGAGTAGCACCTATGAAATGTATGCAAGTTAAGGAAGAAGGTTCTGATGAGTGGACTAATATGTACACTGGTATTGAAGGATTTACTTACGAAGAAGGTTACGAGTATGTAGTTGAGATTAAACGTGAGAAACTTGAGAATGTACCTGCTGATGCATCGTCTATCAAGTACATCTTAGTAAAAGAGATTTCAAAAACTAAAAAATAG
- the recG gene encoding ATP-dependent DNA helicase RecG, whose product MSKNLLDTPIEYLKGVGPQRADIFKRELGIFTYRDLLHLYPNRYIDRTQYYKINELYNNNSEVQIIGKIIHIKTVEQKRGKRLVATFFDGTGQIELVWFQGYKWIQENLKLNTPYVAFGKINSFSNTFSMPHPELDLLEDHQKNIATSMQAVYPSTEKFGARISNKAIIKMMMQLINETHSLFIDTLSDDFKRKLNLISMQEALINIHFPKSADMLGKAQFRLKFEELFYVQLQLLIKNIARKDKIKGYPFENVGDYFNTFYKEHLPFPLTGAQKRVIKEIRNDVGAPAQMNRLLQGDVGSGKTIVAFMTCLLALDNGFQACIVAPTEILATQHFVGIQELAKSLGLNIKLLTGSTKTADRRVLHEELASGELHILIGTHALFEDKVIFKNLGLAIIDEQHRFGVEQRSKLWLKNTLPPHVLVMTATPIPRTLAMSLYGDLDISVIDELPPGRKPIQTNHYFEGKRLAVWHFLKTEIAKGRQVYIVYPLIDESETLDYKNLMEGYEGISRDFPLPEYSVSIVHGQMTPAEKDREMERFIKGETNIMVATTVIEVGVNVPNASVMIIESAERFGLSQLHQLRGRVGRGAEQSYCILMTGDKLSNDSKIRMETMCRTNDGFEISEVDLKLRGPGDIMGKQQSGTLPLKIADIVKDQDIMVYARHNAVQLLKEDPTLEDPENQRIKNKLNLLNSSTTIWNYIS is encoded by the coding sequence ATGTCTAAGAATCTACTTGATACACCTATCGAATACCTTAAAGGAGTTGGCCCACAGCGTGCTGACATATTTAAGCGTGAGCTAGGTATATTCACCTATAGAGACCTACTACACCTATACCCGAACCGATATATCGACAGAACGCAATATTATAAGATCAATGAACTTTATAATAACAATAGCGAGGTACAGATAATCGGGAAGATTATCCATATCAAGACCGTAGAACAAAAACGAGGCAAGCGCCTAGTCGCTACTTTCTTTGATGGCACAGGACAGATAGAGCTAGTGTGGTTTCAAGGATATAAGTGGATACAAGAGAATCTAAAGTTAAACACGCCTTATGTTGCCTTCGGGAAGATAAATAGTTTTAGCAATACGTTTTCGATGCCTCATCCGGAGCTAGACTTGCTAGAAGATCACCAAAAGAACATCGCTACATCTATGCAGGCGGTCTACCCTTCTACAGAGAAATTTGGCGCTAGAATATCGAATAAAGCGATTATCAAGATGATGATGCAACTCATTAATGAGACACACTCCTTATTTATAGATACCTTATCAGACGACTTTAAGCGAAAACTCAACTTAATCTCTATGCAGGAAGCACTAATCAATATCCACTTTCCTAAGAGTGCGGATATGTTAGGCAAGGCACAGTTCAGACTAAAGTTTGAGGAATTGTTCTACGTACAGCTACAATTGCTGATTAAGAACATCGCTCGCAAAGATAAAATCAAAGGTTACCCATTCGAGAATGTTGGTGATTACTTCAATACATTTTATAAGGAACACCTACCCTTCCCGCTTACGGGTGCTCAAAAAAGAGTGATCAAAGAGATCAGAAACGATGTGGGAGCTCCTGCTCAGATGAACAGACTACTACAGGGAGATGTAGGATCGGGTAAGACGATTGTCGCGTTTATGACGTGTCTTTTGGCGCTTGATAATGGCTTCCAAGCCTGCATTGTAGCGCCTACTGAGATCTTAGCTACCCAACATTTTGTTGGAATTCAAGAACTAGCTAAATCGCTAGGTCTAAATATCAAACTACTAACAGGATCCACCAAGACTGCTGACCGCCGTGTGTTACACGAAGAGTTGGCGTCAGGAGAACTACATATATTAATAGGTACACATGCCTTATTTGAAGATAAAGTAATCTTTAAAAACTTAGGATTGGCTATCATCGATGAGCAACACCGATTCGGAGTAGAACAGCGCTCTAAGCTTTGGCTTAAGAATACCCTTCCTCCGCACGTGTTAGTAATGACTGCTACGCCTATACCGCGTACCCTTGCGATGAGTTTATACGGAGATTTGGATATCTCTGTGATTGACGAGCTTCCTCCAGGGCGTAAACCGATACAGACCAACCACTATTTCGAAGGAAAGCGATTAGCTGTATGGCACTTCCTAAAGACCGAAATAGCCAAAGGTAGACAAGTATATATCGTCTATCCTCTGATCGACGAAAGTGAGACCTTAGATTATAAGAACCTCATGGAGGGTTATGAGGGGATCTCTAGAGACTTCCCATTGCCTGAGTACAGTGTCAGTATTGTACATGGTCAGATGACTCCTGCTGAGAAAGACCGAGAGATGGAGCGATTCATCAAGGGCGAGACTAATATTATGGTAGCAACTACAGTAATTGAGGTTGGGGTAAATGTACCAAATGCTTCTGTGATGATTATCGAGAGTGCAGAACGCTTCGGGCTGTCACAACTACATCAACTTAGAGGACGTGTTGGTCGTGGTGCAGAGCAGAGTTACTGTATCCTGATGACAGGAGACAAACTAAGTAATGACTCTAAGATTAGAATGGAGACCATGTGTCGTACAAATGATGGTTTTGAGATTTCGGAAGTCGATCTAAAGCTTCGCGGTCCTGGTGACATTATGGGAAAACAACAGAGTGGTACACTTCCTCTAAAAATAGCAGATATCGTCAAAGATCAAGATATTATGGTCTATGCTAGACATAATGCTGTACAGCTATTAAAAGAAGACCCTACATTAGAAGATCCTGAAAACCAAAGAATCAAAAACAAATTAAACCTTCTGAATAGCTCAACAACTATTTGGAACTATATAAGTTAA
- a CDS encoding non-canonical purine NTP diphosphatase: MKLVFASNNKNKIKEIKNQLPDTIEILSLEDIGCNIDIPETADTIEGNAKLKADFIKRHYGYDCFADDSGLEVDALDGAPGVYSARYAGEEKSDDANINKLLDTLKEEKNRKANFKTVICLNLHTETHFFTGIIDGQILKECQGTEGFGYDPIFVADGMDRSFAEINTDAKNAISHRGKAVRQLVDFLLEG, translated from the coding sequence ATGAAATTAGTCTTCGCATCGAATAATAAAAACAAGATTAAAGAAATCAAAAACCAGTTACCTGATACCATAGAGATATTGAGTCTGGAAGATATCGGATGTAATATAGATATTCCTGAGACAGCAGATACGATAGAGGGAAATGCCAAGTTAAAAGCTGACTTTATCAAGAGACACTATGGATACGACTGTTTCGCTGATGACTCGGGATTAGAAGTAGATGCTTTAGATGGAGCGCCTGGAGTGTATTCTGCGAGATATGCAGGCGAAGAAAAGAGTGATGATGCTAATATCAACAAATTATTAGACACTTTAAAAGAGGAAAAAAACAGAAAGGCAAACTTCAAAACTGTGATTTGCCTGAATCTACATACAGAGACACACTTCTTCACAGGTATCATAGATGGACAGATCTTAAAAGAATGCCAAGGTACAGAAGGATTTGGTTATGACCCTATCTTCGTTGCTGACGGCATGGACAGATCTTTTGCAGAGATCAATACGGATGCAAAGAATGCAATCAGCCATAGAGGAAAAGCAGTACGTCAGTTAGTTGACTTTTTATTAGAAGGATAA
- a CDS encoding DEAD/DEAH box helicase: MNNFEQLGLNESLLSAIKDMGFENPSEIQQKAIPLLLEKDTDIVALAQTGTGKTAAFGFPLIQKIDVSNKNTQGLILSPTRELCLQIANEIKQYSKYVKGLHSVAVYGGASITEQAKDVKRGAQIIVATPGRMQDMINRGMVNIKNIQYCILDEADEMLNMGFYEDITSILSDTPREKNTWLFSATMPQEVARIAREFMKTPEEITVGHKNQGNVNVSHEYYLVSARDRYPALKRLADANPDIFSVVFCRTKRDTQSVAEKLIEDGYNAAALHGDLSQAQRDAVMKSFRGKQIQMLVATDVAARGIDVDDITHVVNYQLPDEIETYTHRSGRTGRAGKSGTSMVIVTKSELRKIQQIERIIKNKFEEKPVPSGIEICEIQLFHLANKIKEVEINNEIEAYLPAITELLQDFDKEEIIKKVVSVEFNRFLEYYQKASNTMASVSAGRNNSKEVPTDGAVRFFVNLGAKDDLDWMTLKDFLRDTLELGRDDLFKVDVKDGFSFFNTEAEHAEKVMEILNGLEYKGRRVNVEISNNDGGRSGGRRDHNNRGGGRSGGGFRGGERRSEGGFRGGERRSSSSDRSGGRSNDRRSSSEGGFRGGERRSSSSDRSSSDRAPRNERGSRRSSDGDSSRRTRRD, translated from the coding sequence ATGAACAATTTCGAACAATTAGGATTAAATGAATCTCTTTTATCTGCGATCAAGGATATGGGGTTTGAAAATCCATCAGAGATCCAGCAGAAAGCTATTCCATTACTATTAGAGAAAGATACCGACATTGTTGCGTTAGCCCAAACGGGGACTGGGAAAACCGCAGCTTTTGGTTTTCCTTTGATTCAAAAGATAGACGTTTCTAATAAGAACACACAAGGTCTTATCTTATCGCCGACTAGAGAGTTATGTTTGCAAATCGCAAACGAAATTAAACAGTACTCGAAGTATGTAAAAGGACTTCACTCAGTAGCTGTTTACGGGGGTGCTAGCATAACAGAACAAGCTAAAGACGTAAAACGTGGAGCTCAAATCATTGTAGCTACACCGGGTAGAATGCAAGACATGATTAACCGCGGTATGGTTAACATCAAAAACATCCAGTATTGTATATTAGATGAGGCTGATGAAATGCTTAACATGGGATTTTATGAGGATATCACATCTATTTTATCTGATACTCCAAGAGAAAAAAACACATGGTTATTCTCTGCTACAATGCCGCAAGAAGTTGCGCGTATTGCAAGAGAATTCATGAAAACACCAGAAGAAATTACTGTTGGTCATAAAAACCAAGGTAACGTAAATGTAAGCCATGAATACTATTTAGTATCTGCTAGAGATCGCTACCCAGCGCTTAAACGTTTAGCAGATGCAAATCCAGATATTTTCTCTGTAGTGTTCTGTAGAACAAAAAGAGATACTCAATCAGTAGCTGAAAAACTTATCGAGGATGGATATAACGCAGCTGCATTACACGGTGACTTATCACAAGCTCAACGTGATGCTGTAATGAAATCATTCCGTGGTAAACAAATTCAAATGCTTGTTGCAACTGACGTTGCTGCACGTGGGATCGACGTAGATGATATTACTCACGTAGTAAACTACCAATTACCTGACGAAATCGAGACTTACACTCACCGTAGTGGACGTACTGGACGTGCTGGTAAATCTGGAACATCTATGGTTATCGTTACTAAGAGTGAATTAAGAAAAATTCAACAAATCGAGCGTATCATCAAAAATAAATTTGAAGAGAAGCCTGTTCCATCTGGAATTGAGATTTGTGAAATTCAATTATTCCACTTAGCTAACAAAATTAAAGAAGTTGAAATTAATAATGAAATTGAAGCTTATTTACCAGCTATCACTGAATTATTACAAGACTTTGATAAAGAGGAAATTATTAAAAAAGTAGTTTCTGTAGAGTTCAACAGATTCTTAGAATACTACCAAAAAGCTTCTAATACAATGGCTAGCGTATCTGCTGGAAGAAACAATTCGAAAGAAGTACCTACTGATGGTGCAGTTCGTTTCTTCGTTAACTTAGGTGCGAAAGATGATTTAGATTGGATGACATTAAAAGATTTCTTACGTGATACTTTAGAATTAGGTCGTGATGACTTATTCAAAGTTGATGTTAAGGACGGGTTCTCATTCTTCAACACTGAAGCTGAACACGCTGAAAAAGTAATGGAGATTTTAAATGGTCTTGAGTACAAAGGACGTCGTGTGAATGTTGAAATCTCTAATAATGACGGTGGCCGTAGTGGTGGACGTCGCGATCACAACAACCGCGGAGGTGGTAGAAGTGGTGGAGGATTCAGAGGTGGAGAAAGAAGATCTGAAGGTGGATTTAGAGGTGGAGAAAGAAGATCTTCTTCATCTGATAGATCTGGAGGTCGTAGTAACGACAGAAGATCGTCATCTGAAGGTGGATTTAGAGGTGGAGAGAGAAGATCTTCTTCATCTGATAGATCATCATCTGACAGAGCTCCTCGTAACGAACGTGGATCAAGAAGAAGTAGCGATGGTGACTCATCTAGAAGAACTAGAAGAGACTAA
- a CDS encoding carboxypeptidase-like regulatory domain-containing protein, translating to MRNFTVLLFLILSSLAVFAQSKNNAKGTILNDKSFLPVDDVNVINITQVKGTISKRDGSFSIEANLNDSIHFSYPGYIPIKLKVTNDWLNNDNLKIYLTEQTIVLDEIVIKKFDLTGYLEVDTKLIELNDKMKFDFYRRNQTPYYGTAMGTFFSPVDVVYNLFKGKDKKLKKLEAIKEDQNMIALMQTRYDREIVCGLLEITREDIVKSLQNCNYSDKFIYTATDFQIYQALNDCYDSSKVLATKKKNTSN from the coding sequence ATGAGAAATTTTACAGTTTTATTATTTTTAATACTTTCCTCACTAGCTGTATTTGCACAGAGTAAAAACAACGCAAAAGGAACTATTCTAAATGACAAATCATTTTTACCAGTTGATGACGTTAACGTTATCAATATTACACAAGTTAAAGGAACAATCAGCAAAAGAGATGGTTCTTTTAGTATCGAAGCGAATCTGAACGATTCTATTCACTTTTCTTACCCTGGTTATATCCCAATAAAACTAAAGGTAACTAATGACTGGCTAAATAATGATAATCTAAAAATATATCTTACTGAACAAACAATCGTCTTAGACGAAATTGTCATCAAAAAATTTGACTTAACAGGTTATTTAGAAGTAGACACTAAATTAATCGAGTTAAATGACAAGATGAAATTTGACTTTTATAGACGTAATCAGACTCCTTATTATGGAACAGCTATGGGTACTTTCTTTAGCCCTGTAGATGTTGTTTACAATTTATTTAAAGGAAAAGATAAGAAACTTAAGAAATTAGAAGCTATTAAAGAGGATCAAAATATGATCGCCTTAATGCAAACTAGATACGACAGAGAAATCGTATGTGGCTTATTAGAGATTACAAGAGAAGATATTGTAAAGTCTCTTCAGAATTGTAATTACAGTGATAAGTTCATCTATACAGCCACAGATTTTCAAATCTACCAAGCTTTAAATGATTGTTATGATAGCTCTAAAGTTCTAGCAACAAAAAAGAAAAATACATCCAATTAA
- a CDS encoding dihydroorotase, producing the protein MNIILKTAKVIDSASPFHNQTVDIQIENGVITNIANQIDNNEFEQVRYNNLHISQGWFESSVCLGEPGFEERENIAHGLEVAAKSGFTQVAVEPNTHPIIDSQSIVSFIKQKAFGQTTELFPIGALTMKSEGNDLAELFDMKNAGAIAFGDYKKSIQNANVLKIALQYVQDFDGLVIAFSQDNSIKGKGVANEGIESTKLGLKGIPTLAEEIQIARNLFLLEYTGGKIHFPTISTAKSVELIKEAKLKGLNVTCSTAVHLLTMTDEKLNDFDTRFKVSPPLRDEANRLALINGVLDGTIDCITSEHNPLDIEHKKLEFNSASNGTIGLESAFAALNTVLPIEVVIAKLTAARTIFKIEEHPIEVGNKVNLTLFNPKKEYIFTKENILSKSKNSAFLNHVMNGEVYGVINGDRKTLK; encoded by the coding sequence ATGAATATCATTTTAAAAACTGCAAAAGTAATTGATTCTGCTAGCCCATTTCACAACCAAACTGTTGACATTCAAATAGAGAATGGGGTAATTACTAATATTGCTAATCAAATCGATAACAATGAATTTGAACAAGTAAGATACAACAACCTACATATCTCTCAAGGTTGGTTTGAAAGCTCTGTTTGTCTAGGTGAGCCAGGTTTTGAAGAAAGAGAGAACATCGCACATGGACTAGAAGTGGCTGCTAAAAGCGGATTTACACAAGTAGCAGTAGAACCAAATACCCACCCTATTATTGACTCTCAAAGTATAGTAAGTTTTATCAAACAAAAAGCATTCGGCCAGACAACTGAGCTATTCCCTATCGGAGCCTTAACAATGAAATCTGAAGGTAATGACCTTGCTGAATTATTTGATATGAAGAATGCTGGAGCTATTGCTTTTGGAGATTACAAAAAATCAATCCAAAATGCCAATGTTCTTAAGATTGCTCTTCAGTATGTACAAGATTTTGATGGCCTTGTAATTGCTTTTTCTCAAGATAATAGCATAAAGGGTAAAGGTGTCGCTAATGAAGGCATAGAAAGCACAAAACTAGGCTTAAAAGGCATTCCAACTCTTGCAGAAGAAATACAAATAGCTCGCAACTTATTCTTACTAGAATATACAGGTGGTAAAATACACTTCCCTACTATCTCTACTGCTAAATCAGTAGAACTAATCAAGGAAGCTAAACTAAAAGGATTAAATGTAACATGTAGCACAGCTGTACATCTATTAACGATGACTGACGAGAAGCTTAACGACTTCGATACCCGATTTAAAGTATCACCTCCACTTAGAGATGAAGCGAATAGACTAGCGTTAATCAACGGTGTATTAGATGGTACGATCGACTGTATCACTTCTGAACACAATCCTCTAGATATAGAACACAAGAAACTAGAGTTTAACAGCGCCTCTAACGGAACTATAGGTTTAGAATCAGCATTCGCCGCTTTAAATACAGTGCTTCCAATCGAAGTAGTAATCGCTAAACTAACAGCTGCTAGAACAATCTTCAAAATAGAAGAACATCCTATAGAAGTAGGTAACAAAGTGAACTTAACACTTTTCAATCCTAAAAAAGAGTATATCTTTACCAAAGAAAATATATTGTCTAAATCTAAAAACTCTGCTTTTTTAAACCACGTTATGAATGGTGAAGTATATGGAGTAATAAACGGAGACAGAAAAACATTAAAATAA
- a CDS encoding alpha/beta hydrolase: MDTSLSISYLVQEPKIIKDSNPVIILLHGYGSNEEDLFSFAPELPEDYYVISARAPFTVPPYGYAWYAITFDADANKFSDDSQAIESRDLIVRFIDELITKYPIDTNNVNLVGFSQGAILSYAIALSYPEKINKVVALSGYFNENIIIENYKENNLNKVKFFASHGTVDQVIPIDWARRTPVILDSLDITHIYKEYPVGHGVHPLNFKDFKDFLLE, from the coding sequence ATGGATACATCACTTTCTATTTCATATTTGGTTCAAGAACCTAAAATTATCAAAGACAGTAACCCAGTTATCATCTTACTACATGGTTATGGCAGTAACGAAGAGGATTTATTCTCTTTTGCGCCTGAATTACCTGAGGATTATTATGTGATCTCAGCGCGTGCACCATTTACAGTACCTCCTTACGGATATGCATGGTATGCTATTACTTTTGACGCTGATGCTAACAAATTCTCTGATGATAGCCAAGCTATCGAATCTAGAGATTTGATTGTTCGATTTATAGATGAACTTATTACTAAGTATCCTATAGATACTAATAACGTTAATCTAGTAGGGTTTAGTCAAGGAGCTATCCTTAGTTATGCAATTGCACTTTCTTACCCTGAAAAGATAAATAAAGTAGTAGCGTTAAGTGGTTACTTTAATGAGAATATCATCATTGAGAACTACAAAGAGAACAACTTAAATAAGGTTAAATTCTTTGCTTCTCACGGGACAGTAGATCAGGTTATTCCTATTGATTGGGCTAGAAGAACACCTGTTATATTAGACAGTCTAGATATAACTCATATTTATAAAGAATACCCTGTAGGACACGGAGTACATCCTTTAAACTTTAAAGACTTTAAAGATTTTCTTTTAGAATAG
- a CDS encoding hydrolase encodes MKHKAFFYLFLFSSVLLVLFYANNKNMYKMEEKKIDIAHKRIDIVRDSLKQVTKEFNESNYFSIEYNNDAQEYFNYKNIDKSLALIKEEVLALNHQENGNPLVPYGPMNGDKCLINKVKVLNHRWIIADFYAGEIHGEVLIKYFYTEGKPTEFKTIDTVLYTAK; translated from the coding sequence ATGAAACATAAAGCTTTCTTCTACTTATTCCTTTTTTCTTCAGTACTATTAGTATTGTTTTATGCCAATAATAAGAATATGTATAAGATGGAAGAGAAGAAGATAGATATAGCTCATAAGCGTATTGATATTGTTCGAGATTCTTTAAAACAGGTTACTAAGGAGTTTAACGAGTCTAATTATTTCTCTATTGAGTATAATAATGATGCTCAAGAGTATTTTAACTATAAAAATATTGATAAATCTTTAGCACTTATTAAAGAAGAAGTATTAGCTTTAAATCATCAGGAGAATGGTAATCCTCTAGTTCCTTATGGTCCGATGAATGGTGATAAATGTTTGATTAATAAAGTTAAAGTTCTTAATCATAGATGGATAATAGCAGACTTTTATGCTGGTGAAATACATGGGGAAGTGCTAATTAAGTATTTCTACACAGAAGGGAAACCTACAGAGTTTAAAACAATTGATACAGTATTGTATACTGCAAAATAG
- a CDS encoding MBL fold metallo-hydrolase, which produces MEVYFLGTGTSQGIPIIGIDHPVVHSEDPRDKRLRTSILVEWDNSTFLVDCGPDFRQQMLAVGCTKLDAILYTHEHADHIAGLDEIRPLTFLHGPMPLYASDRVMTALEKRFDYIFTKEDRYPGAPSVEEHIVTSDTDIVINNKTIIPLDIMHGPLPIFGYRFGDLVYITDAKYISDKEIEKIKGCKVLIVNALRIKEHPTHFSLDEALTFIEQIKPEKTYLTHIAQDLGFHKEVQKILPKDVYLAFDNLKITI; this is translated from the coding sequence TTGGAAGTTTATTTTTTAGGCACAGGTACTTCTCAGGGAATTCCTATAATAGGTATAGATCATCCAGTTGTTCATAGTGAAGATCCACGCGACAAGAGGCTGAGAACATCCATCTTGGTTGAATGGGATAACAGTACATTCTTAGTGGACTGTGGTCCTGATTTTCGTCAGCAGATGTTAGCAGTTGGTTGCACTAAGTTAGATGCGATATTATACACCCATGAGCACGCCGATCACATCGCAGGACTAGATGAGATACGCCCCTTGACATTCTTACATGGACCGATGCCATTATATGCATCAGATCGTGTGATGACGGCGCTGGAGAAGAGGTTTGACTACATCTTTACTAAAGAGGATAGGTATCCTGGAGCTCCGAGTGTAGAAGAGCATATTGTCACTTCTGACACGGATATCGTGATTAATAATAAAACGATCATTCCATTAGATATTATGCATGGACCATTACCTATATTTGGATATCGATTTGGAGATTTAGTTTACATTACTGATGCCAAATATATTTCGGATAAAGAAATAGAAAAGATAAAAGGATGTAAAGTTTTAATCGTAAATGCACTGCGAATTAAAGAGCATCCTACTCATTTTAGTCTAGACGAAGCGCTGACTTTTATTGAGCAAATAAAACCAGAGAAAACCTATCTAACGCATATAGCGCAAGATTTAGGTTTTCATAAAGAGGTGCAGAAAATACTGCCAAAAGATGTATATTTGGCATTTGACAATCTAAAAATCACTATTTAA
- a CDS encoding TonB-dependent receptor, with protein MKNFAEDLKLDGDRFIEHQPAISDKALKINLNNDIYGTFAEIGAGQETVRHFFRAGGSSRTVAKAMSAYDKVFSDAIYSVEEDGRYVTESRLIKMLDYETKKIEERLIRAENPNKTFFSYANTVATIDYAKKNKGHGWVGIMFQAESGQPYNKIVLHIQFKETDSKLQQETLGILGVNLIYGAFYQHNDPKKLIYSLYDHLDKDQIEIDSINFSGPIFDKVDNRLMSLQLVKNGMTDAVMFNPDGRCELAANELYKQNILALRGSFRPVTIVNMDMYQKSLDKFMTNNNLAKENTTVVFEITLSNLLAEGELDEADFLERADLLCSLGQTVMISNYQEYYKLTEYFSKYTDQKIALAMGVSSLLNIFEEKYYTNLTGGILEGLGKLFRNTMKIYLYPMFGTEGQIVDSTNLKVDLHIKELYKFFKKNNQIIDIEDYKEEHLSIFSRDVLKLLQQNKEGWEEQLPPGISKIIKEKELFGYKNK; from the coding sequence ATGAAAAACTTTGCGGAAGACTTAAAATTAGATGGTGACAGATTCATAGAACACCAACCTGCAATATCAGATAAAGCCCTCAAAATCAATCTTAATAACGACATTTACGGAACCTTCGCTGAGATAGGTGCTGGTCAAGAAACGGTACGTCACTTTTTTAGAGCTGGTGGTTCTTCTAGAACTGTTGCTAAAGCGATGTCTGCTTATGACAAAGTATTTAGTGATGCAATCTATTCTGTAGAGGAAGATGGACGTTATGTAACAGAAAGTCGCCTAATCAAGATGCTTGATTATGAGACAAAAAAGATAGAAGAGCGTCTAATACGCGCTGAGAATCCTAATAAGACATTCTTTAGTTATGCTAACACTGTAGCTACTATCGATTATGCCAAAAAGAATAAAGGACACGGATGGGTAGGAATTATGTTTCAAGCTGAATCAGGACAACCTTATAACAAAATAGTACTACACATACAGTTTAAAGAAACGGACTCTAAGTTGCAGCAAGAAACACTAGGGATACTAGGAGTTAACCTTATTTATGGTGCATTCTACCAACATAATGATCCTAAAAAGCTGATATATAGCTTATATGATCACTTAGATAAGGATCAAATAGAAATCGACAGTATCAACTTCTCTGGTCCTATCTTTGATAAAGTAGACAACAGATTAATGAGTTTACAGTTGGTTAAAAACGGAATGACAGACGCAGTAATGTTCAATCCTGACGGACGTTGTGAACTAGCAGCTAACGAATTATACAAACAAAACATCCTTGCTTTAAGAGGTAGCTTTAGACCTGTTACTATCGTTAATATGGATATGTATCAGAAATCATTAGACAAGTTTATGACCAATAATAACTTAGCTAAAGAGAACACTACCGTAGTATTTGAGATTACGCTATCTAACTTATTAGCTGAGGGAGAACTTGACGAAGCAGACTTCTTAGAAAGAGCAGATTTATTATGCTCTCTAGGACAAACAGTAATGATCTCTAACTACCAAGAATACTATAAACTGACAGAATACTTCTCTAAATACACTGATCAGAAAATAGCCTTAGCAATGGGAGTAAGTAGCTTACTTAACATATTCGAGGAGAAATACTACACTAATCTAACAGGTGGTATCTTAGAAGGTTTAGGTAAATTATTTAGAAATACGATGAAGATTTATCTATATCCAATGTTTGGTACAGAAGGACAGATAGTAGACTCAACAAATCTAAAAGTAGATTTACATATTAAAGAGCTTTATAAATTCTTTAAAAAGAACAACCAAATCATCGATATCGAAGATTATAAAGAAGAACACTTATCTATATTCTCAAGAGATGTACTTAAACTTCTACAACAAAACAAAGAAGGATGGGAAGAACAACTTCCTCCAGGTATCTCTAAAATCATTAAAGAGAAAGAGTTATTCGGATATAAAAACAAATAA